From Rhodobacter sp. CZR27:
CACTATACCGGCACCGAATGGTGGGGCTCGAACGTCGAGGCGACGCGCCGCCTGCTGCAGCGCATCGAGATCCCGATGGAGCGCGACAGGCTCTCCTTCCCCGCCGGCTCGATCTACTGGGTCAAGCCGCTGGTGCTGGGGCTGCTGCGCAGCCTGCGGCTGCGCCCCGAGGATTTCGACCCCGAGGAGGGCCAGGTCGACGGCACCATCGCCCATGCGATCGAGCGGGTGCTGGGCTACCTGGCGGCCCGGGCCGGGCAGAAGATCCTGCAGACCAGCCAGATCCGCCCCGGCGCGCTGCCGGCGGCCCCGGCGCGGCCCGCCTTCGTCAGCGCCTTCTACCTGCCGCAGTTCCATCCGGTGCCCGAGAACGACGCCTGGTGGGGCAAGGGCTTCACCGAATGGCGCTCGGCCGTGCTGGCGCAGCCCGCCTTCGCCGGGCACCTCCAGCCCATGCTGCCCTCGGACCTCGGCTTCTACGACCTGCGCGTGACCGAGGTGATGGGCGAGCAGGCGCGCCTCGCCCGCTCGGCCGGGATCGACGCCTTCTGCGTCTATCACTACTGGTTCGACGGCCGCCGCATCCTCGAGGCGCCGATCGACCGGCTGATGGCGCGGCCCGGGATCGACTTCCCCTTCTATCTCTGCTGGGCCAACGAGAGCTGGCGGCGGAACTGGGACGGCCTCTCGGGCACGGTGCTGCTCGAGCAGACCTATGCCGAGGGCTTCGAGGCGAAGCTTGCCGCCGACACCGCGCCCTGTCTGCGCGACCCGCGCTATGCCCGCCCCGACGGGCGCCGTCCGCGCTTCGTGATCTACCGCCCCGAGGACATGCCCGACCCCGAGGCGAGCATCGCGCGCCTGCGCGAGGCCTGGCGGCGCGAGGGGATCGGCGAGGTCGAGCTGGGCGCCGTGCGCTTCCATGTCGAGGGCGCCCATCCGGTGCCCGAGGGGGTCTTCGACTTCTGGGTCGAGATGCCGCCGCACGGGCTGGTGAAGGGGCCCGACTTCCTGTTCGGGGGGCCCGAGGGCAACCGGATGCCGGCCGAGATCGATCCCGCCTTCAGGGGGCTGGTCTATGATTATGCCTCGGTCGCGCGCCGGGCGCTGTCCGAGACCTATGTCCGTACGCTGCCGAGGAACACCATCGCCGGCATCATGCCGGGCTGGGACAACACCGCCCGCCGCGGGGCGGCGGCCCATGTCGCCTATGGCGCCAACCCCGCCACCTTCAACCTCTGGCTCGAGGGGGCGCTGGCCCGCCGCGTGCCGGCCTCCTATCGCCGCGAGCTGTTCGTGAACGCCTGGAACGAATGGGCCGAAAAGGCGGTGCTCGAGCCGAGCCTGACCTTCGGCGATCTCAATCTCCAGGTGATGCGGCAGCATCTGGGGGCGGCGGAGCCCGCCGCCCGTCCCGCGGAGCCGCCCGCGCAAGGCATGAGGTCGAACTGAATGGCACGGGTCGTTCTGCACATCGGGACGCACAAGACGGCGACCACCACGATCCAGGACATGTTCGCGCACAATGCCGCCCTGCTGCGGCAGCACGGCGTGATCTACCCGCGGCTCAGCCGGGTGGCCGGGCACCACGGGCTGGTGATGGAATGGAACCGGCTGCCCGAGATCTATGCCGTCCCGAACGGCAGCATCGAGACGCTGAAGCAGCTTTCGAAGGACTATGCCCATGTCCCGGGCACGCTGTTCCTCAGTTCCGAGGAATTCTCGCGCGGCAAGCCCGGGGCGCGGGTGGATTTCCGCGCCGTGCGCGAGCTGCTGTCGGGGTTCGAGGGCATCTCGGTCGTCTGCGTCCTGCGCGAGCAGTGGCAGTTCATGCAGTCGATCTATCTGCAGGCCTCCAAGGAGCGGCAGCCGCCCAAGCCCTCGGTCATGATCCAGTCGGTCCTGAAGCAGGACATGACCGACGGGCTCTGGACCGACTACAACCTGCTCTACGATCACCTGCTCGAGGCCTTCGCCCCGGAAGAGATCGCCTTCCTCGACTTCGACACCTGCCGGCGGCATCCCGACGGCATCGTGGGCGCGATGCTCGATCATCTCGGATGCGGCCTGTCCGGTGCGTCCCTCCAGGTGGTGCATGGCGGGCAGTCGAACGTCTCGCCCCTGTCGTTGCCGACATGGGCGGCCTGCGCCATCTCGGAACCGGACCGCGCCCCCGCCTGGCTGATCGAGAGCACCACGGGCGCCTTCCGCGCCGAACATGGCGAGGAGGCGACGCCCTGCCTCTGGACCCGGGGCGAGTTCGCGCAGCTGACGACCTATTCCCGGCGGCGCAACGACCGGCTTTCCGAGCGGGTGAAGGCCGTCCAGCCCGACTTCCGCATCAGCCAGAGCGAGCCGGGCGAGACGGTGGTCTTCCGCGACGGCCTTGCGGCCTCGTTCTGGACCCGGTGCTGCCGCTGGATGTACCGGGCCCGCAAGCCTGCCCTGAGCGGCTGAGGCCACGGTCGGCCGGACCCGGGAGGCGCCACGAGGGTCCGGCGGCAGAGGACCCTCGGCGCTCGGGGCGCGCGCCCGTCAGGACCGGCGCGACAGGACCTGCGTCACCGCCCGCATCGGGCGCGTCACCTTCCAGGACGTGCTGGACAGGATCGCCGCGTGGCGGGCCTCCATCTCGGCGACATGGCGCCGGGCATGGGCGAGTTCCGTCTCGAGATCACCTGCGTGCCGTTCCAGTTCGGCGACATGCGCAGTCTTGTGCAGCAGCTGATGCTCCAGGTCGGCGAGCTGCCGCTCGACCAGCGGCAGCCGTTCCCGCGTCGCCAGCTGGGCGGCCAGCCCGCGCTCCATTTCCGCCGCGAGCCGGCGGGTCATGGATTCCAGATGCTGCGAGGCATGGCGCAGCCGGGCCTCGCACTCGGCCTGCGCCTGACGGGCGCGTTCCAGCTCTTCCTGCAGGGCCGCCCTCGCGGCCGCATCGCTCGCCAACTGGCCCCGCAGCTCCGCGATCTCCTGCTCCCGCAGGGTCAGGCTGGAGCGGAACTCCTCGATCTTCGAGCGGGATTCGACGGCGCGGCCCAGCATGTCGAGCATCGGCATCGCCCGCTCCACCTCGGCGCGGATCGCATCGAGCGCCGCCTGGTCCCCGGTCGCCTCCCCGTCGTCCGACCAGCGGCCGAGGATCCGATAGGGCTCGCGGATCCAGTCCGGCAGGCTGGCCGCTCCCCGGTCGTCGCCGGGCCGGAAATGGCGCAGCTCGGCCGACAGGAAGTCGTCGATGGCGGGGGCCGCCGTCTCGAGGCTGCGGGGCAGGTGCAGCCCGAGCCCCTCCGCGATGCGCTGCACGGTGGCGCGCCAGTCCGACAGGAGCGAATCATACGAGACGAAGATGCGCTCGTCCCGGCGCGTGCCGGCCTCGGCCTCGAGGACGTGCCGCAGCCAGAGCAGATGGCCGCGTGCCTCGGGCCAGCCTTCGCGGCGGGTGAGCGAGGCCGCCACCTCGGAAGGCGCGCGGTGGGTGCAGACGAACAGCGGCCGGAAGCCCGCGTCGGCCAGCACCTGCTTCCAGAACGGCAGCAGGCGGCAGATCCGGGGATCCTTCAGCACGATCAGGCTGGAGCGGCCGAATTCCTCGGTCAGGACCTCGGCCGCCCGGGCGCGGAACTCGGCGAAGCGGGGCGAGAGGTACCATTCGTCGTTGAAGGCGGTCCAGTCGTCCCAGGACGAGCCTGCCGAGGCCAGGATCGCGTCGTTCAGGTAATAGACCTTGAGGGATTCGAAATGGCCCCGGGGATTGGCCTCGGTGGGGGGCATCAGGTCCTGCGGCAGGTCGCAGCCCATGTGGCCGAGAACCCCGGCCAGCGCCGAGGTGCCGGAGCGGTGCATGCCGAGGACGACGAGGGCGATGCGGGGCGGAGGAGCCTGGTCGAGCGGCATGGATGTTCGGTAACCTGTTCTCTTAGGAAAGTCTTCGAAGCAGATCGACGGCGCAGGCGGTGTCTTCGGCTGCCAGGCGGTCCGTCTCGACTATGCTGCTTGCGACAAGTTCTTCAAGCGCGGCATATGATTGCATCGCCGTTCTCGTCAGATCCCTTTCCGAGCCGATCTGGATGGCCCGGGGATCGGCCCGGTCGGGGAGGCTTGCGCCCAGCCGTTCCTCCATCCAGTCGAGATCGGCCCGGTTGGCCTCGAGCACCGGCGTCCAGAGTTCCCCGGAGAAGTCGAACTTCCGGCGTCCGATGGTCCGGAGCCTGCTGATGAAGTCCGCGTTCCTCTGCAGCGCGCCCAGGAAGCCCGCCGGGAAACCCTCTCCCCGGCTGCGCTGGAGATAGAGCAGCGCCGTCGCCTCGGCGCTCAGCGAGGTGTTGGCCTCGGGGCTCTTCCCGGCGGGCGGGGCGAGGCCGGCCAGATGCAGGAAATCGGCCACGACGTCGCCGTCCCGAAGCCGGTCCCGGTCGTAGGGGCGCAGGGTGACATTCTCCCGTCCGAACAGTTCGTCGAGCCGTGCGAACCGCTCGCGGTATCCGGGCCAGAGCGAGGCCACGTCCAGGGTCGAGATCCGTCCGCCCTTCAGGAGCTGCTGGAAGTGGCTCGCCGCAAAGGAGCGCGGACTGCGGACATAGCCGATGACCCGGACCTCCCTGGCGCGGTCCCGCAGGAAGGCCCGCAGGCGGTGCAGGGCACTGTCGCAGGCGTGGGTGGCCATCCCCTCGCCCGAGAGGATCAGCGTCCCGTTCCGGCTCGCGGCACAATCCTCCTCCAGCGAGGCGAGCCATCGCTGCTTCATTGCCGGCAGCTTCGCCATGAAGGCGGGCCCCCGGGCGGAAAAGCCGTGGTAGTCGCCCAGGCGCTCCTCGTCCTGGAACAGCAGCCAGACGAGCGTGGAATGGTTGGGTTCCGACCAGCGGGCAAGGGAGACGCCGTGGCCGAGGTCCGTCCCGTGCAGGTGCCGCTGGATCGAACTCGACCCCGTCTTCGGCATGCCGACATGCAGGATCATGCGCATCCCGTGCCTCCCCGTCCCTCTCCGCGTTCCCCTGCGGCTGTCGTGCCTGCACGGGCCTCGTCCGTTTCCGCCCCGGCCCGGCAGGGGATGCCCCGGCGCGAGCGGGGGCTGTCTTCTCCGGCCGGATGCCCGACCGGAATCCGGCGACCTCAGTAGCAGAGCCTTCGCAGCAGATCGAGGTTGCGCACCAGGGTCGCGACCGAGGGCGGGCCGGATGCCAGCCGTTCAAGCAGGATTTCCTGCACTGCCGGCTGGGCCTGCAGGGCAATCCGCGTCAGGTCCGCCTCGCCGCCGACCTGGATCGCCTCGGGATCGGCCCGGTCGTCCAGGGAGACGCCCAGCCTGTCCTCCATCCAGTCGAGATCGGCCCGGTTCTCCTCGAGCACGGGAGCCCACAGGCTGTCGGCGAAGGCGAACCTGCCCTGACCGATGGACCGCAGGCTTTCGACGAAGGTCCTGTTCTGCCTCTGGGCTCCCCTGAAGCCCGAGACATGGCCCTCGCCCTGGCTGCGCTGCAGGAAGAGGAGGGCCGTCGCCTCGGCGCTCAGCGAGCGGTTGGCCTCTCCGGAACCGCCTTGAGGATAGGGAAGGCCGGCCTCGCGGATGAAATCCGCCACCACGTCCCCATGAAAAAGACTCTTCCGGTCATAGGGGCGGAGGGTGACGTTTTCCCGGCCGAACAGCGTATCGAGCCGGGCGAACCGCGTCTGGTATTGCGGCCAGAGCGTCATGATGTCCAGCAAGGTCATCCCCTTGTCCTTGAGGATCTGCTGGAAGGCGCTTTGCGCAAAGGAGCGGGGGCTGCGGACATAGCCGATGACGCGGACCTCATCGGCCCGGGCCTGCAGGAAGTCGTGCAGGCGCTGCACGGCCGTCCCGAAATTCGGTCCCGACACGGCCTCGGCCGAGATGACCAGCGTCCCATCCCGGCAGGCTTCGCAATCCTCCTCGAGGGAGGCCATCCATGTCCGCTTCTGCTCGGGCAGGCTCGCGATGAAATCGGGACCACGAATCCTGAAGCCGCGGTGGCTGCCCACAAGCTCCTCGTCCTGGAACAGCAGGAGGAAGAGGCCGGAGTGGTTGCCGGAGTTCCACCGGGCATAGCGGACCCCCTCCGCAGGGTCCTGCGCGAAAAGGTGGTCCTGGATCGAGCTCGACCCGGTCTTGTGCATGCCGACATGCAGGATCACGCGCATCCCGGACCCCCTCAGGCTTGGCCGGGCGGCTGGGTGGCGGGCTTCATCTCCTCGACCCGCTGTTCCAGTGCCCGGATCCGGTCGGCCTGCTGCATCACGATCTGCAGGACGTGCTCCAGCAGCCGGTCGCGCAGCGCATCGGCGGCTGGGGTCTTCGGCGGGCTGCCCTCGTCCGCCAGGAGGTCGATCCCGAAGGTCTCGCGGATGTAGTCGAAGGGGGCGCGGTTTTCCGCGATGGCGGCCTCGGTCCCGTCATAGCTGAAGGAGTCCTTCAGCAGATCCTCGATCCGGGGCGTCTTCGGGAACCGCAACCCCTGGAAGGCCGCGTTGAACAGATGGGGCAGCGCGCTGTCCCGCTGCCGGTTGTTGTAGAGGGCGCGCAGCATGCTTTCCCCGGCATCGGTACGCTCCAGAATCCGCGCCTCGGGGATGTCGATGGCGAGCCCGAGCTGCGCGCCGAAATCCGCGACCACGTTCACGTCCTTCCGGAAGGGGCGAAGGGTCAGCAGGTCGGAGAACGTCTCGCCCCAGACCTGGATGGCGGCGTAGGACCGGACGAGCTGGGGGGCGACCGCGGCATAGGGACGGATCGGGCCGGGATAGGTCTTGTGGTAGATCGACCACTGCATGTAGGCCGAGGGCAGCCATTCGCGCGGGTTGCGCACATAGGCGATCAGCCGGACCGTCGCGTGCTTGCGCAGGTCCTCGATGAAGGGGCGCATCTGGGTGCCCTGCGCGAAGGTCCCCTCGTTCGACAGGATGAAACGGTCGATGCCGGAGGCTTCGGCCCGGCGCTTCAGCGTGTCCAGGAAGCGCCCGGCGTGAGTGCGCATCTCCTCGGGAGTGGATCTGAAGAAGGCCGCCTGGCCATCGTAGCCGAGAAAGCGCCTGTCCGCCGCGTCGAACCAGATGCCCAGGTAATCGACGCCTTGCCGGGCAAGGCGCTCGCGGTTCTGCCTGAGCGCGTTCTGGATGGACGAGGTTCCCGTCTTGCCCATGCCGATATGCAGGATGATTTCCACGACGTCATGACCTCTTGTAGGGGTGACGCCCCGAAGGCGCCGCCCGGTCTGCCAGGGGGGACTGGAAGGCTCCGGGATGTGACGGGACGGTGCCGCAGGGCCGGCCCCGGCCCGGGATGCCGTTCCCGGCCCTCCTCATTCCTGCGCTCCGGGCGACGTGCCGCCCACCTGTTCCCGCAGCCCGGCCACCTGCCGGCGCAGCTGCACCAGCTCTTCCGACAGGGCGAAGATCAGCTTCAGCATGAGCTGGTCCATCTCCCAGGAACTGGGGTGCCGGGCCGGACGCGGGGGGCGTTCGAAGGACAGGGGCGGCTCGCCCGTGCGGCGCAGAAGGGCGTCTATCCGCTCGATGTCGTCCCTGCGCTCCTGCACCAGCTGCTGCAGGGCCTCGGCCGAGGGGGCGAGCTGGTCCAGCGGCGGCAGCGTCGCGTTGTTCTGGTCGTGCCGCTCGAGCAGGGTCCGGATGGCGTTGAAGGCATGCGGAGGGACCTGCGCCCTGCGCCGGCCGTTGTAGACCGCCTGGGTCACCATCAGCGTCCGGTCGGGCGAGATGTTGTCCTTGACCGTGGGCAGTTCGCCAAGCCCGTTCCGGTTCAGGAAGTGATGCACCACATCCGCGGCGGCGTCGAAGTTGAAGACCTTGAAGGCGGGGCCGAAGGCGCCGTCCCAGGCTGCAAGCGCGGGAGCGAAGCGGAACTGGCGGTCGCCGAAGGTCTCGAGCCAGGAGGCGAAGTCCCGCACCGGCCCCTCGTAGCTCTTGTGCTTCAGGCCCCACTGGGCATAGGCGCTCTGGGCCCATTCGTCGTGGCGGCGCACGTAGCACTGGACCTCGATCTCCAGGCCGCGATCCTGCAGCGCCAGAAGTGCCCCCAGCACCCAGCGGCTGCGGGTGAAGAGCCACTCGTTGCTCCAGATCGCGGTGCGGATCCCGGCGGCGGCGAGCCTGTCGGCCTCGTCTCCGAGAACCCGCAGGAGCTGGGCATTGGCCTCCTCCGGCGGGGTGTCCTGGAAGAAGGCGTTCGATCCGGTCTGGACCTGCCAGCGCGGCCGCTCGGCGGTGGCTGCATGTTCCAGCATCAGGCCGAGATACTGCACGCCCTGGGCCGCAAGCCGGTCCCGGGCGGCCTCCAGGCTCTGCTGGATCGAGGTCGATCCTGTCTTGCCATGCCCGACATGGATGACCAGCTTCACCATCTCACACCCTTTTCTGGTCCAGCTTGTGGACGAAGACCGAGTCGAGCCCGCTGGCGGTCGTGATCGCCGGCCAGAGGCGCTCGACCAGATGGAACTCGGTGCCGTCGTTGGCAATGGGTTCGTTCGGCCAGGGGTAGCCGGGCCCGAAGAGCGCGTTCATCGCCTCGACCACCTGGCGGCGGACCCAGAACATGTTGCCGACCGGGAAGAGCAGCGGGTTGTCGGGCAGCGGCCCCGGCAGGCGGGGCTCGACCTTCGGCAGAAGCGCGCGCGAGGCGTTCCAGGGGATGTGGTAGGGGTCGAAGGGCGCGACGAGCCCGGTGCCGGTTTCCGCGATCCGCAGCACGGCATCCGAGATCCCGGCCTCGTCGCCCAGCAGGATGCGCAGCAGGAACTGCCGCCAGACATCGCCGCTGTCGGTGGTGGCGAACGACTTCTTCTGGTGCAGGTGGCACCAGATCTCGTCCTCGCCCGCCAGCCCGCCGGGCAGGAACAGTTCCATGAAGGGCAGGATGTCCCGGCCGCGGTTGGGCACGATCGCCACCTCGGGCACGAGCCCCTCGGCCGCCATGAGGGCACGGATCTCGCAGGCCTTCCGCTCGCTGTCGGTGGTCACGACGATGCGCCGGGCCAGGCGATAGGTGAAATGGGCGCGGATGTCCTCGGCCAGGTCGTCGGTGTAGAAGGCATGGACATGGATCGAGAAGGGCGGCACCGCGGCCACGTCGGTCGTCGTGGCATAGGGGGCGAGCCGCAGCCTGCGGTGGACCCAGTTGTCCGAGGCCTCCAGCGCGGCCTCGGCCGTCCCGATGTCCCGCCAGACCAGGCGCCGGCCGTAGCGCAGCATCTTCTCGCGCTCGCGCACCCGGAAGGCCGCGTGGTCCTCGCGCGGGAAGAGCATCGGCACGTCGATCCGGCTCGCGCCCCGCACGAAGTACCGCTGCGCCCGCAGGCGGGCCTCCAGCCCGGCGCGGATACCGGCGAAGAGCCGCTCCTGCGGCGCGGGCGGGGCGGGGCGGTCCAGCCCGGTCTTGCGCGGCAGGCCGAGCAGCGCCGTGGCCGCGGCCTCGGGATTGGCGTATTCCACCGGCAGGATGTGGTCCGAGCGGCGGTAGACCGCGTCGCCGAACCCGCTCGCCCCGTCGAACAGCACGATCCGGCAGCCCGCGTCCAGCGCGTCGAACACCACGTTCGGCAGAGGGTCGAGCCGGGACGAGACGAACATCGCGTCCGAGGCCGCCAGCACGTCCGGATAGGCGGGGCCGGCGGGCAGCAGGAACAGGTTGCCCTCGGGTTGTCCGGCGCCGACCTGGCGCAGGTGGTAGTCCATCCAGACGCCGAAGCCCATGTCCTCGGGGTTCAGGCCGTCGCCGATCCAGAGGAAGACCGTGTCGGGATCCCGGGGGCGGCAGATCTGCGCCGTCATGGCGAAGATGTCGGAGCCCTTGCGCCATTGCAGATGGCCCGCGCCGCAGACCAGCCGCACCTGCGAGCAGTCGCGCCCGATCAGCGCCGAGATCCGCCCGCGCGCCTCGGCGATGCGGGCGGCGTCCACTCCGCCCACGGCGAAGCCGCGCTGCGGCAGGACCATCGTGTCGCGGCCGATGTCGAACTCGATATCCTTCAGCCGGCCGGTCCAGCTGTCGCGCACATGGTCGGAGGAGAAGATCAGAAGATCGGCGAAGAGGGCGGTGAAGGTCGATTTGTAGGCGGGGAAGGTGTAATCGGCATATTCATGCACGTAGGACGCGAAGGGGATCTCGCGCGAGACGAGGAAGGGCACGAAGGCGAAGCATTCGACCGAGTTGAGGATGGCGAAGCCGATCCTCTGGAAGATCTCGCCGGTGCAGTAGGGCAGTTCGTCGAGCGGCTGCGAGGTGACCACCAGATCGCAGACGTGATCGAGGAAGCTGTCGAGCAGCGGCCCGTCGCGCAGGGTGGCCAGGATGACGTTGTGCGTCTCGGCCGCTTCCCGGGCGAGGTCGAGCCCGACGATGGGCGCCCCGGTGCGCGACAGTTCATGCACGGCGATCAGGCAGGTCGGAAGATCGGGATTGTAGGGCCGCCGCCCCGGATGCCGCGCCTCGCGCAGCGTGGCCAGCGTCCGCCGTCCCTCGCGCGCGCCGTAGAGCAGATAGTGCCGCAGCGGATCCATCCCGGTGCGGGCGATGTCGGGATGCCAGTCGAGATAGGCCCGCATCGAGAAGTCCGACACCGCGAGATCCGCCGGCTCTCCGGTCCGGATCAGTTCGCAGACCAGGTGGCCGGCATCGGGCTGGCCCTCGGCGATGGCCGCCGAAAGCGCGGGATCGGTCGTCAGCCTGGCCAGCACCTCGTCGATGGCCGGCGCTTGCGCCTGCAACTCGCGATAGAAGGTCTGCGCTCCGGGTCGGCGCGGGTCGGTGCGGAAGTCCGGCCGGAGGGCCAGCACCTCCGCGGGGGCATGGCGGCGCCAGAGAAGGTCGAGGTCGGTCATGCTCCGGGATCCGGGAAGGTGGTGCGAAGAAGGTCGACCGACAGGGCGTCATCCAGCCCGCGCCCCTTCAGGAAGCGCAGGAAGTGCGGCAGCAGCGGGCTGGAGGCGACCATCCCGCCCATCCTCAGCAGGCGCAGCCGGCCGGATCCGTCCAGCTCGCTGCCGATGCCGTAGGGCTGGGCCCGGCCGCGCCGGGCTTCCCCGGCGATCTCCGCTTCGGCGGGGGGGCGGTCGAGGAACAGCAGCGGGCGCCCGATGTCGAACAGGTGGTGGCCGAGCCAGCCGGGCAGGTCCGCGAGCATCGCGAAGGCGCCCGCCGGCGGCTCCAGATGCTCGATCACGATCATGGTCCGGTTCAGCCGAGAGATCGCCTTCTGAGAGAGTTCCGCATCCGGCAGGACGATCAGGACATGCGGTTCCGGCCATTGGGCAAATGGCGCCGGATCCGGCACTCCGGCGAATGCCCTCGTCGTCACTGTCAGCATGTATGGTCTCGAAAGGCCCGGGGAGGCGGCGGCTTAGCGTGAATCGGGACGTTGATACCGACCCTCCCGCAGCGCGTCCACCACAATTCGAGGGCCTGGCCAGTCACATTTCTGCGGCGCAGAAAAGGTTGACAGAACCTTTACGGCAGAGCAAGCGGAAGCGATAAATTGCCGCGGAAGTTGTGCTGCGGCCGGAATGCGAGAGGGTGGCGTGAAGGTACTGGTGATCGGCGGATGCGGCTTCATCGGCTCGCATGTCGTGGATGCCCTGGCATCGGCGGGCCTTCGCGTACGGGTCTTCGACCGCCGGCCCGAGGCGTTCCGGGCCCCGCTCCCGGGCATCGAATACGTGCTGGGCGACCTCGGCGATCCGGCCCAGGTGTTCGAGGCGATGAACGATGTCGAGGCGGTGATCCATCTGGCCAGTTCCACCGTGCCTGCCACCTCGAACCTCGATCCGGTGGCCGACATCGAG
This genomic window contains:
- a CDS encoding rhamnan synthesis F family protein, translated to MTDLDLLWRRHAPAEVLALRPDFRTDPRRPGAQTFYRELQAQAPAIDEVLARLTTDPALSAAIAEGQPDAGHLVCELIRTGEPADLAVSDFSMRAYLDWHPDIARTGMDPLRHYLLYGAREGRRTLATLREARHPGRRPYNPDLPTCLIAVHELSRTGAPIVGLDLAREAAETHNVILATLRDGPLLDSFLDHVCDLVVTSQPLDELPYCTGEIFQRIGFAILNSVECFAFVPFLVSREIPFASYVHEYADYTFPAYKSTFTALFADLLIFSSDHVRDSWTGRLKDIEFDIGRDTMVLPQRGFAVGGVDAARIAEARGRISALIGRDCSQVRLVCGAGHLQWRKGSDIFAMTAQICRPRDPDTVFLWIGDGLNPEDMGFGVWMDYHLRQVGAGQPEGNLFLLPAGPAYPDVLAASDAMFVSSRLDPLPNVVFDALDAGCRIVLFDGASGFGDAVYRRSDHILPVEYANPEAAATALLGLPRKTGLDRPAPPAPQERLFAGIRAGLEARLRAQRYFVRGASRIDVPMLFPREDHAAFRVREREKMLRYGRRLVWRDIGTAEAALEASDNWVHRRLRLAPYATTTDVAAVPPFSIHVHAFYTDDLAEDIRAHFTYRLARRIVVTTDSERKACEIRALMAAEGLVPEVAIVPNRGRDILPFMELFLPGGLAGEDEIWCHLHQKKSFATTDSGDVWRQFLLRILLGDEAGISDAVLRIAETGTGLVAPFDPYHIPWNASRALLPKVEPRLPGPLPDNPLLFPVGNMFWVRRQVVEAMNALFGPGYPWPNEPIANDGTEFHLVERLWPAITTASGLDSVFVHKLDQKRV
- a CDS encoding sulfotransferase family protein — translated: MPLDQAPPPRIALVVLGMHRSGTSALAGVLGHMGCDLPQDLMPPTEANPRGHFESLKVYYLNDAILASAGSSWDDWTAFNDEWYLSPRFAEFRARAAEVLTEEFGRSSLIVLKDPRICRLLPFWKQVLADAGFRPLFVCTHRAPSEVAASLTRREGWPEARGHLLWLRHVLEAEAGTRRDERIFVSYDSLLSDWRATVQRIAEGLGLHLPRSLETAAPAIDDFLSAELRHFRPGDDRGAASLPDWIREPYRILGRWSDDGEATGDQAALDAIRAEVERAMPMLDMLGRAVESRSKIEEFRSSLTLREQEIAELRGQLASDAAARAALQEELERARQAQAECEARLRHASQHLESMTRRLAAEMERGLAAQLATRERLPLVERQLADLEHQLLHKTAHVAELERHAGDLETELAHARRHVAEMEARHAAILSSTSWKVTRPMRAVTQVLSRRS
- a CDS encoding polysaccharide biosynthesis protein — its product is MEIILHIGMGKTGTSSIQNALRQNRERLARQGVDYLGIWFDAADRRFLGYDGQAAFFRSTPEEMRTHAGRFLDTLKRRAEASGIDRFILSNEGTFAQGTQMRPFIEDLRKHATVRLIAYVRNPREWLPSAYMQWSIYHKTYPGPIRPYAAVAPQLVRSYAAIQVWGETFSDLLTLRPFRKDVNVVADFGAQLGLAIDIPEARILERTDAGESMLRALYNNRQRDSALPHLFNAAFQGLRFPKTPRIEDLLKDSFSYDGTEAAIAENRAPFDYIRETFGIDLLADEGSPPKTPAADALRDRLLEHVLQIVMQQADRIRALEQRVEEMKPATQPPGQA
- a CDS encoding glycoside hydrolase family 99-like domain-containing protein, whose product is MTLTPSERRYLRAIRRSGLFDRTYYRGAYPGLNPLYLRYPEKHYIAYGERMGYRPNPDFSPEAYLRYHPDVAAARVAPFLHYIRIGHAEQRLTKDLPEVVVLPATGLPQIRFEQGRATAPHAVVVHVYYPDLWPEFAERLRRLTLPFDLYVTLTYRGDETDELARAIRAEFPAAFVTPMPNRGRDILPFLTLLNAGALDGYRAVCKFHTKKSPHRQDGDIWRRHLIEGILPEKGLEEKLEAFVNDPTAAFWVADGQHYTGTEWWGSNVEATRRLLQRIEIPMERDRLSFPAGSIYWVKPLVLGLLRSLRLRPEDFDPEEGQVDGTIAHAIERVLGYLAARAGQKILQTSQIRPGALPAAPARPAFVSAFYLPQFHPVPENDAWWGKGFTEWRSAVLAQPAFAGHLQPMLPSDLGFYDLRVTEVMGEQARLARSAGIDAFCVYHYWFDGRRILEAPIDRLMARPGIDFPFYLCWANESWRRNWDGLSGTVLLEQTYAEGFEAKLAADTAPCLRDPRYARPDGRRPRFVIYRPEDMPDPEASIARLREAWRREGIGEVELGAVRFHVEGAHPVPEGVFDFWVEMPPHGLVKGPDFLFGGPEGNRMPAEIDPAFRGLVYDYASVARRALSETYVRTLPRNTIAGIMPGWDNTARRGAAAHVAYGANPATFNLWLEGALARRVPASYRRELFVNAWNEWAEKAVLEPSLTFGDLNLQVMRQHLGAAEPAARPAEPPAQGMRSN